The genomic segment GGATTCTGCTGCGCCAGAGTTTTATGCCGAGCGCAGAGAAAAGGTTTTTTGTGGCTATGCGGCGTTGGCACTGGCGTATTCTGCAACTATTTGATTTACCCAGGTTTCTACACGCTCGTCGGTCAATTCAAATTGTTGATCTTCGTCGATGCCCAGGCCGACAAAGTGAGTGCGATCTTGGGTAAGAGCCAAAGACTCGTCAAAGTCATAACCCTTGGTGGGCCAGTGACCAATCACCTGGGCGCCAGCCTTGAGCACTCGCTCGTTGAGCCAACCCACGGCGTCCAAAAAGTAAAAACCGTACCCGCGCTGATCGCCTAAGCCGTATAGAGCAACGGTTTTACCCGCCAGTTTGGTGGCCAGAATCTGCTCTTCAAACTCTTCCCAATCTTCCTGAATGCCGCCGAAATCCCAGGTGGGAATCCCCATAATAATGAAGTCGAAGCCTTCAATCTCCTCAGGTGAGGTGTCAGTTACGTTGATCATCTCAACGATAACGCCGTGAGCGGCCAGGGCAGTGGTTATTTTTTCACCGATCTCTTCGGTGTTGCCGGTATCAGTACCAAAAATCAAACCGACATTGGCTTCGGTAATATCAGCCATATTGAGCTCCGTTATTACTGTGGACCATTTACCGTGGACCAGTTGCTGTAAACCTTGCTGCCTAAGAGGGGCTAGCGGGTAAGGCGTGTAGAATAATAAAAATGAAAATAATTATCAATGAGATGTGGGGGCTGGTGGTTAGATAGATTTCGCTTTTAATAGTTATCTTAAGCTTCTGAATATAAATAGCTTTTACGTGATTTCTCGTTGCGTGGGGGGAGTTAAACTTTTGTAAATTATAATTGGGTT from the Gilvimarinus sp. DA14 genome contains:
- a CDS encoding flavodoxin, which codes for MADITEANVGLIFGTDTGNTEEIGEKITTALAAHGVIVEMINVTDTSPEEIEGFDFIIMGIPTWDFGGIQEDWEEFEEQILATKLAGKTVALYGLGDQRGYGFYFLDAVGWLNERVLKAGAQVIGHWPTKGYDFDESLALTQDRTHFVGLGIDEDQQFELTDERVETWVNQIVAEYASANAA